The proteins below are encoded in one region of Coffea arabica cultivar ET-39 chromosome 4c, Coffea Arabica ET-39 HiFi, whole genome shotgun sequence:
- the LOC140005291 gene encoding GDSL esterase/lipase At5g62930-like isoform X1 — MRPQIVLFGDSITEQSFRSGGWGAALADTYSRKADIVNRGFGGYNTRWALFLLHHLFPLGSAAPPVAATIFFGANDAALLGRTSARQHVPVDEYKENLRRMVQHLKECCSTMLIVLITPPPVDEEGRKEYARALYGEKAMKLPERTNETAGLYAEKCVELARELDLPSINLWSKMQEMDGWQKKFLRDGLHLTEDGNAVVYQEVVRVFSETWLPASKMPYDFPHHSEIDPENPGKAFQQQCLGV, encoded by the exons atgaggcCTCAGATTGTACTATTTGGGGACTCAATAACTGAACAATCATTCAGATCAGGTGGATGGGGTGCTGCTCTTGCTGATACTTATTCTCGCAAG GCTGATATAGTGAATCGTGGGTTCGGTGGATACAACACCAGATGGGCTTTATTCTTGCTCCATCACCTTTTCCCTCTG GGATCTGCAGCGCCTCCTGTTGCTGCAACCATATTTTTTGGAGCAAATGATGCAGCGCTTTTGGGAAGAACTAGTGCAAGGCAGCATGTGCCAGTTGATGAATACAAGGAGAATCTTCGGAGAATGGTTCAACATCTTAAG GAATGCTGTTCCACTATGTTAATTGTTCTCATTACTCCACCGCCAGTTGATGAGGAAGGCCGCAAAGAATATGCAAG GGCTTTGTATGGTGAGAAAGCGATGAAATTGCCAGAAAGAACCAATGAAACAGCTGGACTTTATGCAGAGAAATGTGTTGAGTTAGCCAGGGAACTAGATCTACCTTCAATTAATCTCTGGTCCAAGATGCAGGAAATGGATGGTTGGCAGAAGAAATTCTTAAG AGATGGTCTGCATCTAACAGAAGATGGCAATGCAGTTGTTTATCAAGAAGTTGTCAGAGTTTTCAGTGAAACTTGGTTGCCTGCCTCTAAGATGCCCTATGATTTTCCTCATCACTCAGAAATTGATCCGGAAAACCCTGGCAAGGCTTTCCAGCAACAGTGCTTGGGAGTTTAA
- the LOC140005291 gene encoding GDSL esterase/lipase At5g62930-like isoform X2 — protein sequence MRPQIVLFGDSITEQSFRSGGWGAALADTYSRKADIVNRGFGGYNTRWALFLLHHLFPLRLLLLQPYFLEQMMQRFWEELVQGSMCQLMNTRRIFGEWFNILRLLQECCSTMLIVLITPPPVDEEGRKEYARALYGEKAMKLPERTNETAGLYAEKCVELARELDLPSINLWSKMQEMDGWQKKFLRDGLHLTEDGNAVVYQEVVRVFSETWLPASKMPYDFPHHSEIDPENPGKAFQQQCLGV from the exons atgaggcCTCAGATTGTACTATTTGGGGACTCAATAACTGAACAATCATTCAGATCAGGTGGATGGGGTGCTGCTCTTGCTGATACTTATTCTCGCAAG GCTGATATAGTGAATCGTGGGTTCGGTGGATACAACACCAGATGGGCTTTATTCTTGCTCCATCACCTTTTCCCTCTG CGCCTCCTGTTGCTGCAACCATATTTTTTGGAGCAAATGATGCAGCGCTTTTGGGAAGAACTAGTGCAAGGCAGCATGTGCCAGTTGATGAATACAAGGAGAATCTTCGGAGAATGGTTCAACATCTTAAG GTTGTTGCAGGAATGCTGTTCCACTATGTTAATTGTTCTCATTACTCCACCGCCAGTTGATGAGGAAGGCCGCAAAGAATATGCAAG GGCTTTGTATGGTGAGAAAGCGATGAAATTGCCAGAAAGAACCAATGAAACAGCTGGACTTTATGCAGAGAAATGTGTTGAGTTAGCCAGGGAACTAGATCTACCTTCAATTAATCTCTGGTCCAAGATGCAGGAAATGGATGGTTGGCAGAAGAAATTCTTAAG AGATGGTCTGCATCTAACAGAAGATGGCAATGCAGTTGTTTATCAAGAAGTTGTCAGAGTTTTCAGTGAAACTTGGTTGCCTGCCTCTAAGATGCCCTATGATTTTCCTCATCACTCAGAAATTGATCCGGAAAACCCTGGCAAGGCTTTCCAGCAACAGTGCTTGGGAGTTTAA
- the LOC113739906 gene encoding probable boron transporter 2 has translation MEETFVPFRGIKNDLKGRLLCYKQDWKGGIRAGIRILAPTTYIFFASAIPVISFGEQLERNTNGTLTAVQTLASTALCGVVHSIVGGQPLLILGVAEPTVLMYTFMFDFAKDRKDLGQKLFLAWTGWVCVWTALLLFLLAILGACSIINRFTRLAGELFGLLIAMLFMQQAIRGVVEEFGVPERENPKQTALLPSWRFGNGMFALVLSFGLLLTALRSRKARSWRYGTGSLRGFIADYGVPFMVLVWTAVSYIPVNSVPRGIPRRLFSPNPWSPGAYSNWTVIKDMVHVPPLYIVGAIIPATMIAVLYYFDHSVASQLAQQKEFNLKKPAAYHYDLLLLGFLVIVCGLIGIPPSNGVIPQSPMHTKSLATLKHQLLRNKLVSTARKSIRRNANLGQLYDSMREAYNEMQTPLVFQTPPALGLKELKDSTIQRASSTGYIDAPVDETVFDVDKDVDDLLPVEVKEQRLSNLLQALMVGGCVAAMPLLKKIPTSVLWGYFAFMAIESLPGNQFWERILLLFTAPSRKYKVLEKYHATFVETVPFRTIASFTVFQTVYLLLCFGITWIPIAGVLFPLLIMLLVPVRQYILPKFFKGAHLQDLDAAEYEEAPAIPFNISYEGQEGQARTTHINSGEILDEIVTRSRGEIRHASSPRVNSSTPTSVEDIRTVYSPRGLLHRAHSPRVDELRAERSPRMPGRQTPSPRPSILGQGSTGSSST, from the exons ATGGAAGAAACATTTGTTCCTTTCCGTGGAATCAAGAATGATCTTAAAGGAAGGCTTCTTTGCTACAAGCAAGACTGGAAGGGTGGAATTCGCGCAGGCATAAG GATCCTTGCTCCAactacatatatattttttgcatCAGCTATTCCAGTTATATCTTTCGGGGAGCAATTGGAAAGGAATACCA ATGGAACCTTAACTGCAGTTCAAACTCTTGCATCAACAGCACTTTGTGGAGTGGTCCACTCAATCGTTGGTGGACAACCACTCCTGATACTTGGTGTAGCTGAACCAACTGTTTTGATGTACACGTTTATGTTCGACTTTGCAAAAGATCGAAAGGATTTGGGACAGAAGCTCTTCTTAGCCTGGACTGGATG GGTATGCGTGTGGACAGcccttttgcttttcttgctGGCCATTTTGGGTGCTTGCTCTATCATAAATAGATTTACACGCTTGGCTGGTGAATTGTTTGGCCTTCTAATTGCAATGCTCTTCATGCAGCAGGCTATTCGG GGAGTTGTGGAGGAGTTTGGGGTGCCAGAAAGAGAAAATCCAAAACAAACCGCACTCCTACCTTCGTGGCGCTTTGGAAATGGAATGTTTGCATTGGTTCTGTCATTTGGACTACTGCTTACTGCATTGAGGAGCCGTAAAGCCAGATCCTGGCGGTATGGGACAG GTTCACTGCGCGGATTCATAGCTGACTATGGTGTCCCATTTATGGTGCTTGTATGGACTGCTGTTTCCTATATTCCAGTAAATAGTGTTCCACGAGGAATACCGAGGCGGCTTTTTAGTCCAAATCCATGGTCTCCTGGTGCATATTCAAATTGGACAGTTATCAAG GACATGGTGCATGTTCCTCCACTGTATATTGTTGGAGCAATTATTCCTGCCACAATGATTGCTGTACTTTACTATTTTGATCACAGTGTGGCATCTCAACTTGCCCAACAAAAGGAGTTCAATCTAAAGAAGCCTGCTGCCTACCACTATGATCTTCTTTTGTTgggtttcttg GTCATAGTCTGTGGTCTAATCGGCATCCCTCCTTCCAATGGCGTCATTCCACAATCTCCTATGCATACCAAAAGCTTGGCAACTCTGAAACATCAG CTTCTACGCAATAAACTTGTATCAACTGCTCGAAAAAGCATACGCAGAAATGCAAATCTTGGCCAGCTATATGATAGCATGCGAGAAGCTTACAATGAAATGCAAACCCCACTTGTCTTCCAAACTCCACCAGCTTTG GGACTAAAAGAGCTGAAAGACTCCACGATTCAACGAGCCTCAAGTACTGGTTATATTGATGCACCCGTTGATGAGACTGTTTTTGATGTGGATAAGGATGTTGATGATCTTTTACCTGTGGAAGTCAAAGAACAGCGTCTCAGCAATCTACTTCAAGCTTTAATGGTTGGTGGTTGTGTTGCTGCTATGCCTCTGTTGAAAAAGATTCCTACTTCGGTTCTCTGGGGGTACTTTGCTTTCATGGCAATTGAAAGCTTGCCTGGAAACCAATTTTGGGAGAGGATATTACTCCTTTTCACTGCTCCAAGTagaaaatataa GGTGCTGGAGAAATATCATGCAACATTTGTTGAGACAGTTCCTTTCAGGACAATTGCCAGCTTCACTGTCTTTCAAACAGTCTACTTGCTTTTATGCTTTGGCATAACGTGGATACCAATAGCTGGTGTCCTTTTTCCATTATTAATCATGCTTCTTGTCCCAGTACGGCAGTATATACTTCCCAAGTTTTTCAAAGGAGCCCATCTACAAGACTTAGATGCTGCAGAATATGAGGAAGCCCCTGCGATACCTTTTAATATATCTTATGAA GGGCAAGAAGGTCAAGCAAGGACTACCCACATTAACAGCGGTGAAATACTTGATGAAATTGTCACAAGAAGCCGTGGTGAGATTCGGCATGCATCTAGCCCAAGGGTAAATAGTTCAACTCCAACTTCAGTAGAAGACATAAGGACAGTGTACAGCCCACGGGGATTGTTGCATAGGGCACATAGCCCCCGGGTGGATGAGCTTAGGGCAGAAAGAAGTCCAAGAATGCCTGGAAGGCAAACACCTAGTCCCCGTCCATCTATCCTTGGTCAAGGCAGTACTGGTTCCTCTTCTACCTAG